Genomic window (Campylobacter ureolyticus ACS-301-V-Sch3b):
TTTCTTTTTTCAGTATCTATTTCTATAACTTCAACATTTATTTCATCACCCTCATTTATGAAATCTTTTGGATTTTGAATGTTTTTATCCCATGAAATTTCACTAATGTGTAAAAATCCCTCTATATCATTTCCTAAATCCACAAATGCACCATAAGGCTCTATGTTATTAACAACTACTTTTATAACATCGCCAGTAGCAAGTCCGCTTTCTGCAAGCTCAAGCCACGGATCTGGCATTGCAGCCTTAATAGAAAGTGAAAGATGCTTTTTTTCTTTATCATAGCTTAATACTTTAACTGGAACTTTATCGCCTTCTTTAAATAAAGTGCTTGGATTAACAGGGCCTTTGTAGCTTATTTCACTATAATGAACAAGTCCATCAACACCACCAACATCAACAAACATTCCATAAGTTGTAATTTTTTTAACCACACCTTCAATGACATCTGTTGTTTGAGAAATTTGATCTAAAACTTCTTTTTTTACTTTTCTTTCTTCATCTAGAATCTTTTTTCTAGATATCAAAATAGCACTATTTTCTTTATCTATTTTAAAAACTCTTGCTTTGTAAGTTTTTCCAATTAAAGAGTTAGAATCTCTTAAAGCACTTTGTAATCTTGGCATAAAGAACTCAACACCATCTTTGTTTACACAAATATATCCGCCTCTATTTTTTGAAACAATTTTAGCTTCAACATCTACTTCATTGTTTTCATCAAAATTTTCAATAAACTCAGCTACTTTTTTAACTCTTTTTGCTTTTTCAAATGAAACAAGTGGTTTTCCACCTCTGTTTCCTGTGATGATGACTTCTATTTCATCGCCTGGTTTTACAGTTATATTTCCATCTTTGTCAGTTACTTCATACGCTTTTAAAACGCCTTCTGTTTTTCTATCAACATCAACAAAAACGTCTTCACCTTTTATAGCAACAACGATGCCTTTTGTAACACCACCACCTGAAGTCTTTTCTAAAGACTCTTCTAACATAGATTCAAAATCTTCAAATTCCTCACCTATAGTATTTTGAACTTCTTTCTCGTTCACCTCAGCCATTTTTTTCCCTTTAAATGTAATTTTTATTCACGGCAGAATAAATTAAGACTTAATTTTAGTTAAATTATGCTTTAATTCTTATTAAAATAATGCAATTTAGATTTTTATGAAAGCTCTTTTATTTTGTTTGAAACATTTTTTATAATCCAATCAGGCGTGCTTGCTCCTGCACTTATGCCACATAAATTTTTGCCTTTAAACCACTTTTTTTTTAACTCACTTTCATTTTCTATATGGTAACTATCAGAACAAATTTGTTTTGATATTAAATAAAGTTGTTTTGTATTTGATGAGTTTTTTCCGCCAATTATTATCATTACATCGGCTTTTTTTGCAAGCTTTTCTACAGCTTTTTGATTTTCTAAAGTAGCATTGCAAATTGTATTAAAAACTCTTACTTCTTTTGATCTGGTTATTAAATAAGAGACTATTTTTGCAAATTCTTCAACTTTTTTTGTTGTTTGTGAAACAACTGCTACTTTGTTTGAAATTTTTTTATCTATAAGTTCATCTGTACTTAAAATAACAAAAACATTTTTTAGTGCATAACTCATAATACCTTTTACTTCGGGATGATTTTTATCACCAAAAATAACAATATCATAACCCTCTTTGCTCATTTTTTCAACAATGTTTTGAGGCTTAGAAACAAATGGGCAAGTTGCATCAATTATCTTTTTATTTTGAGATTTAAAAGTATCTAAGTCTTTTTTTGTAATGCCATGAGTTCTTATAATAATACTATTTTCATTTTCTAAATCTTGCATTGTATTTAATGTTTTTACATTAAAATGCTCTTTTAGTCTTTTTATCTCTTCAGCATTATGAATAAGCTCGCCATAAGTCGCACTATCTTTTGTATTTTCAGCGATTCTTATAGCTCTTTTTACACCAAAACAAAATCCATAACTATCAGCAAGTTCAATTTTCAACACTTACTCCAAGACTTTTTAAAATTTCTTTAAAATTTGGAAAAGATGCGTTTATGCACTCATCATCTTCTATTATCATTCCACTTTTTAAACCTAAAATTGCAAAACTCATAGCAATTCTGTGATCACCAAAACTATCAATTATGGCAGGTTTTAATTCACCTTTTGATACAACACTAAATCCATCCTCAAACTCACTAACCTCAAGCCCACATGCTCTTAATCCACTAACCATAACAGCGATTCTATCACACTCTTTTACTCTTAGCTCTTTTGCATTTTTTATAATGCTTTTTCCATTAGCACACGCAAATGCAATGGCTAAGGCTGGAATTTCATCAATTAACCAAGAAATATTTTCTTTTACTTCAATAGCTTTTAATTTTGCAAATTTAACCTTTATATCTCCGATTTTTTCATAATCATTTTGTGTTTGAATAAACTCAATATTAGCACCCATTTTTTCTAAAACTTTATAGGCTTCAATTCTAGTTTTATTAAGCAAAACATTTTTCAAAACAATATGTGAATCAGGTATGATTGATGCTGCAACGGCAAAATAAAAAGCTGAACTTGGGTCATTTGGAACCTCAATATTTAGTGGTTTTAATGCATTTTTAAGAGGATTTACATCTATGCTAAGACCATCTCTTTTAATGTCAGCACCCATTGAAATAAGCATTTTTTCACTATGATCGCGGCTTAACTCAGGTTCTTTAAATTTGCATCCATTTGAATTAAGTGCAGCCAAAATTAAAGAAGATTTTACTTGCGCTGAGGCAATTTTACTTTCATATTCAAAATATTTTAGCTTGTTTCCTCTTATGCAAAGTGGTGCTTTATCGCCATTATCTCTTCCATCTATGCTCGCTCCTATTTCACATAATGGTTTTGTAACTCTTTTCATTGGTCTTTGGTTTAAATATTTATCCCCATTTAAAATAAAAAAACCATTTTTGCTAGCCAATAACCCCATTAAAATTCTCATCGCAGTGCCTGAGTTTTTACAATCTAGAATTTGATTTGGTTCTTTTATCTCTTTTGGAGGGGTTATTTTTACTAGATTTTTTGAAATTTCAATTTTTGCACCAAGAAGTTTAATTATCTCTAAAGTTGCATTTGTATCATCAGCAAAAAGATAGTTTTTAATAACCGAAACTTTATCACTTAAAAGTGAAAAAATAGCACTTCTATGTGAAATAGACTTATCAAAAGCTATATTTGAAAGCTCGCCAATTATAGGGGTTTTTAAAGCATAAATTTTCATCTTATACCAACATTTAATTTTTCTTTTAAAACTTTTAAAATTTCATCAAGTTCTTTCGAAATTTCACTATCTTCTAAAGTTTCTTCCATGCTTTGAAATACAAATTTAATAGTTACACTATTGAAATCTTTTAAGCTCTCATCACTGTAAATGTCAACCAAATTGAAAGATTTTAAATTTTTAGTTTTTATAGATTTTAAAACTTCTCTAACTTCTTCGTAGCGCATATTTTTAGGGATGATTAAACTTAAATCTCTGCCAATGCTTGGAAATTTAGAATATGCCTTAGCTACAATATCATCAAATTTAAGATCTTCATAATTAATCTCGCAAATGTATGTTTTAGGTAATTCCAGCTCGTTTTCAATACTTAAATCAACCCTTCCAATATATCCAATTACTTTTTTATCTTGAATAATTTGAGCTTGTTCAAATTTATTTAAATAAGAAATTGCGTTATTTGGTACTTTGCAACTAAATTTACCAATTACATTTTGTACTTTTGAAGCAAAAGTTATAAAATCTATCTCTTTTGGCTTTTGAGTATTTAATAAACTTGCTTCATTTATGAGTCCACTCATTAAAAAGGCAACTTTATCACTTTGTTTTGTATTTTCATCAAAAACAGCTCCTATTTCAAAAAGCTTAATTGATCTTTGAGAGTTTTTATAGTTTCTTACGCTTGATTTTAATAAGTGATTTATTAAAGTTGGTCTAAGAGCATTTAAATCACTTGTTATAGGATTTAAAATTTGTGTTTTGCACTTTTTAAAGCCAAATTTTAAAAGCTCTTCTTCGCTGTCAAAAATGTAATGAATACACTCAAAAAAACCATTATCGCAAGCTTTTCTTTTTAGATTTTTTTTGTTTTTATACTCTTTAAAATAGTTGTTTATTCTATTTTGTTCATTGAACATAAGTGGTTTTGAAGGAATATTATCAATGCCAACTATTCTAACTATTTCTTCTGCTATATCATAAACATTTTCAATATCATGTCTAAATAAAGGCACTTTTGCATTTATTAAATCTTGCTCTATTCCAATTTCAAATCCAAGTTTTTTAAGAATTTTAACTGCATCATTTCTTAAAATTTCTTTTCCTATGATGTTGTTAATTTGTTCAGCACTGAAAATTACAGTTTTTGGTTCTTTTATAGGTTTTACTTTTTGGGTGCCACTGTATAAATTTATACTATCATTTTTTGAGATAATACTACAT
Coding sequences:
- a CDS encoding 30S ribosomal protein S1; amino-acid sequence: MAEVNEKEVQNTIGEEFEDFESMLEESLEKTSGGGVTKGIVVAIKGEDVFVDVDRKTEGVLKAYEVTDKDGNITVKPGDEIEVIITGNRGGKPLVSFEKAKRVKKVAEFIENFDENNEVDVEAKIVSKNRGGYICVNKDGVEFFMPRLQSALRDSNSLIGKTYKARVFKIDKENSAILISRKKILDEERKVKKEVLDQISQTTDVIEGVVKKITTYGMFVDVGGVDGLVHYSEISYKGPVNPSTLFKEGDKVPVKVLSYDKEKKHLSLSIKAAMPDPWLELAESGLATGDVIKVVVNNIEPYGAFVDLGNDIEGFLHISEISWDKNIQNPKDFINEGDEINVEVIEIDTEKRKLRVSLKNLLEKPFDEFKKNYKVGDVVKGSVVTITKFGAFIKIGTVEGLLRNEDVSWDRNETCKDLLKVGDEVEVKITSIDTKEDKISLSKKDLEDSPIAKYAASHKVGDIVKGTIRNIKDFGLFVELEEGVDALLRKEDVSNVEDLKVGDEIESAIDYLDTKRNRIRLSVKRLSRQKERAVLNEINSENDDNITIGDLIKEQLHN
- a CDS encoding 4-hydroxy-3-methylbut-2-enyl diphosphate reductase: MKIELADSYGFCFGVKRAIRIAENTKDSATYGELIHNAEEIKRLKEHFNVKTLNTMQDLENENSIIIRTHGITKKDLDTFKSQNKKIIDATCPFVSKPQNIVEKMSKEGYDIVIFGDKNHPEVKGIMSYALKNVFVILSTDELIDKKISNKVAVVSQTTKKVEEFAKIVSYLITRSKEVRVFNTICNATLENQKAVEKLAKKADVMIIIGGKNSSNTKQLYLISKQICSDSYHIENESELKKKWFKGKNLCGISAGASTPDWIIKNVSNKIKELS
- the aroA gene encoding 3-phosphoshikimate 1-carboxyvinyltransferase; protein product: MKIYALKTPIIGELSNIAFDKSISHRSAIFSLLSDKVSVIKNYLFADDTNATLEIIKLLGAKIEISKNLVKITPPKEIKEPNQILDCKNSGTAMRILMGLLASKNGFFILNGDKYLNQRPMKRVTKPLCEIGASIDGRDNGDKAPLCIRGNKLKYFEYESKIASAQVKSSLILAALNSNGCKFKEPELSRDHSEKMLISMGADIKRDGLSIDVNPLKNALKPLNIEVPNDPSSAFYFAVAASIIPDSHIVLKNVLLNKTRIEAYKVLEKMGANIEFIQTQNDYEKIGDIKVKFAKLKAIEVKENISWLIDEIPALAIAFACANGKSIIKNAKELRVKECDRIAVMVSGLRACGLEVSEFEDGFSVVSKGELKPAIIDSFGDHRIAMSFAILGLKSGMIIEDDECINASFPNFKEILKSLGVSVEN
- the pheT gene encoding phenylalanine--tRNA ligase subunit beta; this translates as MIVTRNWLQEWIDISQINSEKLVKILNEIGLEVDSYNEIRLPQKVVIGYVKSKRAHENSDKLNICEVDVGSEILQIVCGAKNVETGQYVAVSLIGATLPNGLKIKPAKLRGVDSFGMICSATELGLPKLNDGIMVLDNSIGDVVIGRELCKYPLLNDDIIEIGLTPNRGDCLSIYGVARDLSAALDISLKPLSYSDQDGLLGIGRLLGIHSNEKINSFFEYKAFSIEKELKLDLMKSLRINFAGISKGSVTENLLAYATYSTGVLLRAYDGQKLKNKDDKVMLEIRSEKFGNSSVYENNQFVSLAGISQDDKFKIDDNSKLVIIEANYTDPKIIATATNENKELKGDEHIYRAVRGSEPKLSVGLEYLCSIISKNDSINLYSGTQKVKPIKEPKTVIFSAEQINNIIGKEILRNDAVKILKKLGFEIGIEQDLINAKVPLFRHDIENVYDIAEEIVRIVGIDNIPSKPLMFNEQNRINNYFKEYKNKKNLKRKACDNGFFECIHYIFDSEEELLKFGFKKCKTQILNPITSDLNALRPTLINHLLKSSVRNYKNSQRSIKLFEIGAVFDENTKQSDKVAFLMSGLINEASLLNTQKPKEIDFITFASKVQNVIGKFSCKVPNNAISYLNKFEQAQIIQDKKVIGYIGRVDLSIENELELPKTYICEINYEDLKFDDIVAKAYSKFPSIGRDLSLIIPKNMRYEEVREVLKSIKTKNLKSFNLVDIYSDESLKDFNSVTIKFVFQSMEETLEDSEISKELDEILKVLKEKLNVGIR